Part of the Scomber japonicus isolate fScoJap1 chromosome 6, fScoJap1.pri, whole genome shotgun sequence genome, TGTAGCTATACATGTGTGCATCGTACCTGGATCCTTCAAACTTCCTCTCTCGATAAGAGGTGCCCTTCTTCATTAGGTAGAGAAGGATGTCACAGAGGAAAGCTCCCTGTTAAACCAAATGTGATCCGGTAATGTAACTGtgccaaaatacaaaacatcCTGCTCAGTTATCTAAAACTATATTATGGATGGTACTTACAGCGCCCATCAAAGCCAGTCCTGAACCTATATTGATGGCTGTGGGGATGATGTTGAACTTCCCAGCCTGAAAACAACAGCAGAAATGCAAACTAATTTCTTTAAAATCACAGAAATCAATATAAACACATTGATTTATATGAATATGTCTCTGAATGTGATTTCATGTAGATTTCTTGTAACAGAACCTAGACATGTATCAACAGTCTTGCTAGATGATACTGATGAATGATGAAATGATAATAAGACAAGGCTTTCATCAGTTTGTCACTAAACATCATAATGCTTTGACAGAGTATTTCATCTCTTTCACCCAACACCCTGAAAGACTAATGTTTTCATACCTTTCCATGGACCATGATGCTGAATTGGACACCGTAGACTTTGAATAAAGATCTATAGGTCTCACCAGCAGCATTTTTATAATACCGAGTGTGcctgttttaaaaaagaggaTGATACGAAAGCATGAGcgtaaaactatttttaagttTCATATGACAATACTGATACATTTTGTCttctgtcaaataaaatgttaatagtaaattaagaaaaaatacaCTGTTGAAGAGAATGCAAATCTTTGTACAACAAAGGTAGGATGTAACTACAGTGCACCTAAAATTGAATCCCACTGTGATGGTCTTGTTGGTGATGTCCATGCGAGTAAAGTGGTACTGCGGATGACAACTTGAGTAGCCTTTGTCAATGTCACAATCCCACTGTATCATTATGCCAATGGAGCCACcctggaaaacagaaaacaatgtgATCATATGTGGCATCTATACCATGTAAATACCAGCTTTGTCTTAAACTGTCATCAAAATTCTGGACATAAAGGATAAGTATAATGTGCATTATAGAAAAATAACATCCATAAACCTGAGAAATTGTCTATACATGGCcaaatgcattttgctgtatGCTTAACAATTCAATTTGTGGGAATTATAAGCAAGTTTCTTGGTGCTACATCAATATTTGTTCTCCTTACTTTTCAGTGATTGTGAGGTAAAAGTGATTGTAATTGTGAATGGcacattgtttcatttgttgttctggcatataaaataattaaacctcaatgtcaaaaaaagtcaaatgaacAAACTGTATTTCCTGTGTACTCCAATCAAATCTAGGACTGATTTCTGTGTAGACCTCAGCTCTTGACATACTGTCATGATTAGTTAAAGGTTTAAAGTTACACAGCCTACACAGTAACTCTTCACTACATCCAGTAGTCGAAAAAAGTACTAACAAATGTAGCCATGTCCTGGAAGTTGTGTCCTGCTCGACTAGTGATGTCTCCCAGGCGAAAGATGGGGCAATAGGGGTTCAGCTCTTCATTGTATTGGCATTTCTTCAAATAGGATTCATCAGTTGTTTCCAAAACGTTGGACCTAAAGAGTTGAAATATTAAAAGCACAGCAGAATAGAGTGTGTGTACATAACTGTTTCCTGACCAGTTTTATTAACACACTGATAAAGGAACACAGTTTTATGAACTTATTAAAAGAAGACTTACTTTGAAAATTTAAATTTAGGAAATTGTATGGAATTCTTTATGTAGATGGTGAAGTTTTCAGCATTTGCCAGCAGGGCccctctgtaaaaaaaacaaaaaactattcTCAACTCATAAAAGAGTAACTTATCTCtcaactgaaattaaaacatgTAGTAAATTAACGAAACTGGAAGTGCAAGGttgtcacatgacctcacatgGATGTGCACGCATGCTTGTACACAAAGAGTAATCAATGGCTTCATTTTTTTCAGGCCTACAAAAGTTTTCATGCAGCTGCTTTGCTCCTTACTGTGGTTTGAATTTTCTTTCAATGGGACACCAGGCGAAGATTTCACAGGTACCAGTGGTGTTTTCATCCTTTCTTAAGCATCGACCACTCATGACTCCTgaagaaaaaacagtgaaaaaaaaaattcttgaAGTATATTCAAATTTAATTTGAAGCGTCCTGAATTTAGATGCAAATCATCTTTCAGAATGGCACCACGCCTATCAATTTAATGGCAATTTGAAATCAGTGATTTTTTACCGTTACCAGCTGCCACTATCTTCCCTTCTTCACACTTCTCATCCTCTAGACAGTGTCCATCCAGCACGCTGGGACTCTGGGAACAAACATCATACAAAAAGGTATTCAAGAAGCATCTTAACCACCAGTATTTTTCTCAAGTCACAAACTATACATGGTGATATGAGACGTCCTGTTGCAAGAGTCATACTATTAGATTCAAAGATGTGGGTCTTCATTAGTCATTGATTAGTCACTCcccaaataaaagaagagatAGGGTTGACATCATTGCTATGAAATTCGGTTTATTTAATTTCTGACTTACTTTCTCATCATGTCTACTTAAGTCAAGCTAAGTCAAACTTAAGAGATACTTCAGAGCCCCAACATGTATGTGCCCTTTTCATAACACTTGTCACACTTCACTGTGCCTGGCTGGAAGATGAGAGTTAAGGCTCCCACTCAACCGTGGAAGCTATTAGCAACAGGGGTCTGCGGGCCGTGAGAGCTGTGCCACCATGTGAGCCATCTGTATTATTTACTATTTGCCATTGGTATTTAGACTACATGAATCAGACCGGGACTACAGATGAGCCACAGTTGATCTTACTCTTTTTCTACTCATCATGGATTTTTAAACTACAGCGACATTATGGGGTTGCTgcaatgtgtctgtgtctgtgggcTTCCTCTACTCAAAACATGACACATGACACTAATTGTATACCGTACTAATTTATATAGTATCAGgattacactaattaaaacatacttgaaTATCACATGGAtacatgaatattatattctatttctgAAAAGTCCGTTCAacaagatgccactaaattcaccacactgcaccttttaactttaattaaataaaagcatcaataaatgtttttaacattcaaCATGTTAATTTTTTGTTGTCTGAAATCTTTCTGAAGCTGTGAAACCTGTTAGCAGGTGTGAGCACTGAACCACCCTCATTTCTTTTGTTGGTATGGAAGTGGGACATAGACACCATCCCACTGGTAGATATCATTAATTGAATGATATGGAATTTTAAAATTGCATTCTGGAATTTTAAAAGTGTCTAAAACTAAAGCAAAAACtcaagagggagagagagataaccAGATATGGTTATTTCAGATATAGAGATGATTTCAGACTTGACACTCAAGTACAATAGAGGTCATTTACAGCTCTTCCCTAATTTCAGTCATACATGTTCTGCTGTATCTTTGAAACATGACTGGCTGGAATAGTTTCCAGATGATCAGATGTCAAACAGCGGAGAGTAAATAAAGCAACACTTTTAGTCTCAGACAGCTCGAAACCGTCATGCACGTCATGTCCTCCAGCTATAGCTGAAAACTCATGTCTCC contains:
- the LOC128359839 gene encoding P2X purinoceptor 5-like; protein product: MAGKCKGYFFSLFDYKTEKYIVAKNKSVGVLYRLIQLSLLGYLIGWVFISKKGYQETDEAIQSSVITKLKGVSVTNTTESGLLMWGPEDYGIPPQGEDVLFVVTNFLETPNQKLGYCPESPSVLDGHCLEDEKCEEGKIVAAGNGVMSGRCLRKDENTTGTCEIFAWCPIERKFKPQGALLANAENFTIYIKNSIQFPKFKFSKSNVLETTDESYLKKCQYNEELNPYCPIFRLGDITSRAGHNFQDMATFGGSIGIMIQWDCDIDKGYSSCHPQYHFTRMDITNKTITVGFNFRHTRYYKNAAGETYRSLFKVYGVQFSIMVHGKAGKFNIIPTAINIGSGLALMGAGAFLCDILLYLMKKGTSYRERKFEGSRNMKSTSNENSVEDKKDAEELDDLTS